Proteins from a genomic interval of Bradyrhizobium sp. CCGB01:
- the pheS gene encoding phenylalanine--tRNA ligase subunit alpha produces MSDLASLVQSILAQISAAGDEAALEAVRVASLGKKGSISALLATLGKMSPDERKTQGAAINQAKDEVTQALTARRDVLKSAALDARLASETVDVTLPLRDAQTEAGRIHPLSQVWDELTTIFADMGFSVAEGPDIETDDYNFTKLNFPEGHPAREMHDTFFFHPKEDGSRMLLRTHTSPVQVRTMLSQKPPIRVICPGRTYRIDSDATHTPQFHQVEGLVIDKHSHLGHLKWILHEFCKAFFEVDHINMRFRPSFFPFTEPSLEVDIQCRRDKGEIRFGEGEDWLEILGCGMVHPNVLRACGIDPDEYQGFAWGMGIDRIAMLKYGIADLRQLFDSDVRWLSHYGFKPLEVPTLAGGLSS; encoded by the coding sequence GTGTCCGACCTCGCCAGTCTCGTCCAATCCATCCTCGCGCAGATCAGTGCTGCCGGGGACGAAGCGGCCCTCGAAGCCGTCCGTGTTGCTTCCCTCGGCAAGAAGGGCTCGATCTCGGCCTTGCTCGCAACGCTCGGCAAGATGTCGCCGGACGAGCGCAAGACGCAAGGCGCCGCGATCAACCAGGCCAAGGACGAGGTCACCCAGGCGCTCACTGCCCGGCGCGACGTGCTGAAGTCGGCGGCGCTCGATGCGCGGCTTGCGTCCGAGACCGTCGACGTCACCCTGCCGCTGCGCGACGCGCAGACCGAGGCCGGCCGTATCCATCCGCTGAGCCAGGTCTGGGACGAGCTGACCACGATCTTCGCCGACATGGGATTCTCGGTCGCCGAAGGTCCCGACATCGAGACCGACGACTACAACTTCACCAAGCTGAATTTCCCGGAAGGCCATCCCGCGCGCGAGATGCACGACACCTTCTTCTTCCATCCGAAGGAGGACGGCTCGCGCATGCTGTTGCGCACCCACACCTCGCCGGTGCAGGTGCGCACCATGCTGAGCCAGAAGCCGCCGATCCGCGTGATCTGCCCGGGCCGCACCTACCGCATCGATTCGGACGCGACCCACACGCCGCAATTCCACCAGGTCGAAGGCCTCGTCATCGACAAGCATTCGCATCTCGGCCACCTCAAATGGATCCTGCACGAGTTCTGCAAGGCGTTCTTCGAGGTCGATCACATCAACATGCGCTTCCGGCCGTCGTTCTTCCCGTTCACCGAGCCGTCGCTGGAAGTCGACATCCAGTGCCGCCGCGACAAGGGCGAGATCCGCTTCGGCGAGGGCGAGGACTGGCTCGAGATTCTCGGCTGCGGCATGGTGCATCCGAACGTGCTGCGCGCCTGCGGCATCGATCCCGACGAGTACCAGGGCTTTGCCTGGGGCATGGGCATCGACCGCATCGCCATGCTGAAATACGGCATCGCCGATCTGCGCCAGCTGTTCGACAGCGACGTCCGCTGGCTGTCCCATTACGGCTTCAAGCCGCTCGAAGTGCCGACGCTTGCGGGAGGGCTGAGCTCGTGA
- the rplT gene encoding 50S ribosomal protein L20 yields MSRVKRGVTAHAKHKKVYKAAKGFYGRRKNTIRAAKPAVEKAQQYAFRDRKRKKRTFRALWIQRLNAAVRPFGLTYSRFIDGLAKSGITVDRKVLSDLAINEPASFQAIAEKAKAALAA; encoded by the coding sequence ATGTCTCGCGTCAAACGCGGTGTGACCGCCCACGCCAAGCACAAGAAAGTCTACAAGGCCGCCAAGGGCTTCTATGGCCGCCGCAAGAACACCATCCGCGCCGCCAAGCCGGCCGTGGAAAAGGCCCAGCAATACGCCTTCCGCGATCGCAAGCGCAAGAAGCGCACCTTCCGCGCGCTCTGGATCCAGCGCCTCAACGCCGCTGTGCGTCCGTTCGGCCTGACCTACAGCCGATTTATCGACGGTCTCGCCAAGTCGGGCATCACCGTGGACCGCAAGGTGCTGTCGGATCTCGCGATCAACGAGCCTGCGTCGTTCCAGGCGATCGCCGAGAAGGCCAAGGCTGCGCTGGCCGCCTGA
- the rpmI gene encoding 50S ribosomal protein L35 has protein sequence MPKLKTKSGAKKRFKVTATGKVMHAQRGKRHGMIKRTKKQIRQLRGTRVLFKTDGDNVKKYFLPNA, from the coding sequence ATGCCCAAGCTGAAGACCAAATCGGGCGCTAAAAAGCGCTTCAAGGTGACTGCCACCGGCAAAGTGATGCACGCCCAGCGCGGCAAGCGTCACGGCATGATCAAGCGGACGAAGAAGCAGATCCGTCAGCTCCGCGGCACTCGCGTGCTGTTCAAGACCGACGGCGACAACGTCAAGAAGTACTTCTTGCCGAACGCCTGA
- the infC gene encoding translation initiation factor IF-3, translating into MRRPNKAPPVASKDGPRINDDIRNAQIQLIDQTGDNKGTVETVMAIRMAQEAGMDLVEISPNVSPPVCKIMDYGKYKYSAQKKAAEARKRQKIVEIKEIKLRPMIDDHDYDVKMRAMQRFFEEGDKVKITLRYRGREMAHQEIGTKLLDKIKNDVAELAKVEQDARFEGRQVVMVLAPR; encoded by the coding sequence ATTCGCCGTCCCAATAAAGCCCCGCCCGTTGCCAGCAAAGACGGGCCGCGCATCAATGATGATATTCGCAATGCGCAAATCCAGCTGATCGATCAGACCGGTGACAACAAGGGCACGGTCGAAACCGTCATGGCCATCCGCATGGCCCAGGAAGCTGGTATGGATCTCGTCGAGATTTCGCCGAATGTCAGCCCTCCCGTCTGCAAGATTATGGACTACGGGAAGTACAAATATTCCGCCCAGAAAAAGGCCGCCGAAGCCCGCAAGCGGCAGAAGATCGTCGAGATCAAGGAGATCAAGCTCCGCCCGATGATCGACGACCACGATTACGACGTGAAGATGCGCGCGATGCAGCGGTTCTTCGAAGAGGGCGACAAGGTCAAGATCACGCTGCGCTATCGCGGCCGCGAAATGGCGCACCAGGAGATCGGCACCAAGCTTCTGGACAAGATCAAGAACGACGTCGCCGAGCTCGCCAAGGTCGAGCAGGACGCCAGGTTCGAGGGCCGTCAGGTCGTCATGGTGCTGGCACCGCGCTGA
- a CDS encoding carboxylesterase: MTNAIPEAVLGFVDVGEGPSARRIAVRSRAARQGAGQGPGLVWLGGFKSDMQGSKAVALDGWGRDHGRAVVRFDYSGHGESGGDFADGTIGRWLEESVAVFERFCAGPQVLIGSSMGGWMALLLAREIRKRQERQQAGASLAGLVLIAPAPDFTEELMWKNFPPAVKKEIETKGVWLRPSDYGDGSPYPITRNLIEEGRNHLLLGGAIDLGCPVRILQGAQDPDVPWQHAFALTHRLPADDVVLTMIQDGDHRLSRPQDIARILAAVAEIG; the protein is encoded by the coding sequence ATGACCAATGCAATTCCGGAAGCCGTGCTCGGCTTCGTCGACGTGGGCGAGGGCCCGTCCGCACGCAGGATCGCGGTGCGCAGCCGCGCGGCGCGTCAAGGAGCCGGTCAAGGACCCGGGCTGGTCTGGCTCGGCGGGTTCAAGTCGGACATGCAAGGCAGCAAGGCCGTGGCGCTGGACGGCTGGGGCCGGGACCACGGCCGTGCCGTGGTCCGGTTCGATTATTCCGGCCACGGCGAATCCGGCGGCGATTTCGCCGACGGAACCATCGGGCGCTGGCTGGAGGAGAGCGTGGCGGTGTTCGAGCGGTTCTGCGCGGGCCCGCAAGTTCTGATCGGCTCCTCCATGGGCGGCTGGATGGCGCTGCTGCTCGCGCGCGAGATCAGGAAGCGACAAGAGAGACAGCAAGCCGGGGCGTCGCTGGCGGGCCTGGTGCTGATCGCGCCGGCGCCCGACTTTACTGAGGAGCTGATGTGGAAGAATTTTCCGCCCGCGGTGAAGAAGGAAATCGAGACCAAGGGCGTCTGGCTGAGGCCGTCGGACTATGGTGACGGCTCGCCCTATCCGATCACGCGGAATCTGATCGAGGAGGGCCGCAATCATTTGCTGCTTGGCGGTGCCATCGATCTCGGCTGTCCCGTCCGCATCCTGCAAGGAGCGCAGGATCCCGATGTGCCGTGGCAGCACGCATTCGCATTGACACATCGCCTGCCGGCCGACGACGTCGTGCTGACCATGATCCAGGACGGCGATCACCGCCTGTCCCGCCCGCAGGACATCGCGCGCATCCTTGCCGCGGTCGCCGAGATCGGGTGA